In Stigmatopora nigra isolate UIUO_SnigA chromosome 2, RoL_Snig_1.1, whole genome shotgun sequence, a single window of DNA contains:
- the LOC144213712 gene encoding prospero homeobox protein 2-like isoform X2 has product MNLSMWSKMAYPGNRMDDHATEHLPPLECQSQKLFSKKSSEVNRMLLESLYRHGGESQASAVQRSGHQAKRARVENIIRGMATGSSGWEMKEDPQVNHKRYSSQLLPDDPTWKNCSSDVTPRNQESYREFENLAHGGYPGCEKKRQQDPMAPFLKNLKPSMGSNELLDVQTEALALVVQRPDHLGSQVHRLSPYQDRESDQTLNPESGVGSGSLTAVDPRILDNLCFPRIKTGSNGIHQGHLYVLNEGLTTKHLKKAKLMFFYTRYPSSLVLKTCFRDVRFRRCIASQLVKWFSNFREFYYIQMEKFARHVAAAAEAGTAHAKLALSVGRESELFRALNGHFNKGGDFQVPDGFLEVAEITLREFYVAISANKDRDPSWKKTIYKIISKLDADVPAPFKTWPRTEEPCGTIGSHRGQCRENEDSICKNQ; this is encoded by the exons ATGAATTTGAGTATGTGGTCCAAAATGGCGTATCCCGGCAACCGTATGGATGATCACGCCACTGAGCATCTTCCTCCTTTGGAGTGCCAATCacaaaaattattttccaaaaaaagtaGTGAGGTGAACAGGATGTTATTGGAAAGTCTTTACCGTCATGGTGGCGAGTCGCAAGCATCCGCCGTCCAACGGAGCGGCCATCAAGCCAAGCGAGCCCGGGTGGAGAATATCATCCGGGGCATGGCAACGGGCTCGTCCGGGTGGGAGATGAAAGAAGACCCACAAGTAAATCACAAGCGATATTCTTCCCAGCTCCTTCCAGACGACCCAACGTGGAAAAACTGTTCTTCTGACGTGACGCCGAGAAATCAGGAATCTTACCGGGAGTTTGAAAACCTGGCACATGGCGGATACCCTGGATGCGAGAAG AAACGTCAACAAGACCCAATGGCGCCTTTCCTGAAGAACTTGAAGCCATCAATGGGTTCTAATGAGCTACTTGATGTTCAAACTGAAGCTCTGGCTCTAGTGGTCCAAAGACCAGACCACTTGGGAAGTCAAGTTCACAGATTAAGTCCTTACCAAGACCGGGAATCTGACCAGACTCTAAATCCAGAGTCGGGGGTCGGTTCTGGATCCCTGACTGCTGTGGACCCCAGAATTTTGGACAACCTTTGCTTCCCACGCATCAAGACGGGGTCCAACGGCATCCACCAGGGTCATCTTTACGTCCTAAAC GAAGGTCTGACCACCAAGCACCTGAAAAAAGCCAAGCTGATGTTCTTCTACACCCGCTACCCGAGCTCACTGGTCCTCAAGACGTGTTTCCGCGACGTGCGG TTCAGGCGCTGCATCGCCTCGCAGTTGGTCAAGTGGTTCAGTAACTTCCGGGAGTTCTACTACATCCAGATGGAGAAGTTTGCACGccacgtcgccgccgccgcggaGGCTGGGACGGCCCACGCGAAGTTGGCGCTCTCTGTGGGGAGAGAGTCGGAACTTTTCAGAGCCCTCAACGGGCACTTCAACAAAGGCGGAGATTTCCAG GTGCCCGATGGCTTTCTGGAAGTGGCAGAGATTACGCTGCGGGAATTCTACGTGGCCATttctgccaacaaggaccgagATCCGTCCTGGAAGAAGACCATTTACAAGATCATCTCCAAGCTGGATGCTGATGTTCCAGCTCCATTCAAGACTTGGCCACGTACGGAAGAACCGTGTGGAACAATTGGGAGCCATCGCGGTCAATGCCGAGAAAACGAGGattccatttgtaaaaatcaATAG
- the LOC144213712 gene encoding prospero homeobox protein 2-like isoform X1: MNLSMWSKMAYPGNRMDDHATEHLPPLECQSQKLFSKKSSEVNRMLLESLYRHGGESQASAVQRSGHQAKRARVENIIRGMATGSSGWEMKEDPQVNHKRYSSQLLPDDPTWKNCSSDVTPRNQESYREFENLAHGGYPGCEKVNLTGLPLRPEKVMAEVLKYELSRAVSKSVDSIFKNFPLVKKRQQDPMAPFLKNLKPSMGSNELLDVQTEALALVVQRPDHLGSQVHRLSPYQDRESDQTLNPESGVGSGSLTAVDPRILDNLCFPRIKTGSNGIHQGHLYVLNEGLTTKHLKKAKLMFFYTRYPSSLVLKTCFRDVRFRRCIASQLVKWFSNFREFYYIQMEKFARHVAAAAEAGTAHAKLALSVGRESELFRALNGHFNKGGDFQVPDGFLEVAEITLREFYVAISANKDRDPSWKKTIYKIISKLDADVPAPFKTWPRTEEPCGTIGSHRGQCRENEDSICKNQ; the protein is encoded by the exons ATGAATTTGAGTATGTGGTCCAAAATGGCGTATCCCGGCAACCGTATGGATGATCACGCCACTGAGCATCTTCCTCCTTTGGAGTGCCAATCacaaaaattattttccaaaaaaagtaGTGAGGTGAACAGGATGTTATTGGAAAGTCTTTACCGTCATGGTGGCGAGTCGCAAGCATCCGCCGTCCAACGGAGCGGCCATCAAGCCAAGCGAGCCCGGGTGGAGAATATCATCCGGGGCATGGCAACGGGCTCGTCCGGGTGGGAGATGAAAGAAGACCCACAAGTAAATCACAAGCGATATTCTTCCCAGCTCCTTCCAGACGACCCAACGTGGAAAAACTGTTCTTCTGACGTGACGCCGAGAAATCAGGAATCTTACCGGGAGTTTGAAAACCTGGCACATGGCGGATACCCTGGATGCGAGAAGGTAAACTTGACGGGTCTTCCCCTCCGACCTGAAAAAGTCATGGCGGAGGTTTTGAAGTACGAACTCTCGCGAGCCGTGAGTAAGAGCGTCGACTCCATTTTCAAAAACTTTCCACTTGTCAAGAAACGTCAACAAGACCCAATGGCGCCTTTCCTGAAGAACTTGAAGCCATCAATGGGTTCTAATGAGCTACTTGATGTTCAAACTGAAGCTCTGGCTCTAGTGGTCCAAAGACCAGACCACTTGGGAAGTCAAGTTCACAGATTAAGTCCTTACCAAGACCGGGAATCTGACCAGACTCTAAATCCAGAGTCGGGGGTCGGTTCTGGATCCCTGACTGCTGTGGACCCCAGAATTTTGGACAACCTTTGCTTCCCACGCATCAAGACGGGGTCCAACGGCATCCACCAGGGTCATCTTTACGTCCTAAAC GAAGGTCTGACCACCAAGCACCTGAAAAAAGCCAAGCTGATGTTCTTCTACACCCGCTACCCGAGCTCACTGGTCCTCAAGACGTGTTTCCGCGACGTGCGG TTCAGGCGCTGCATCGCCTCGCAGTTGGTCAAGTGGTTCAGTAACTTCCGGGAGTTCTACTACATCCAGATGGAGAAGTTTGCACGccacgtcgccgccgccgcggaGGCTGGGACGGCCCACGCGAAGTTGGCGCTCTCTGTGGGGAGAGAGTCGGAACTTTTCAGAGCCCTCAACGGGCACTTCAACAAAGGCGGAGATTTCCAG GTGCCCGATGGCTTTCTGGAAGTGGCAGAGATTACGCTGCGGGAATTCTACGTGGCCATttctgccaacaaggaccgagATCCGTCCTGGAAGAAGACCATTTACAAGATCATCTCCAAGCTGGATGCTGATGTTCCAGCTCCATTCAAGACTTGGCCACGTACGGAAGAACCGTGTGGAACAATTGGGAGCCATCGCGGTCAATGCCGAGAAAACGAGGattccatttgtaaaaatcaATAG
- the LOC144208938 gene encoding uncharacterized protein LOC144208938 gives MKWTSISINSVQRGILAGGYPVRTVWTPAQQKPLSDGRKQRALLCEALKQLTVPQADDPGWMMRLSLTGRANLTRRWKRCYCSWLANSGAINLALERRNMEMTPL, from the exons ATGAAATGGACGTCCATCTCCATCAATTCCGTCCAAAGAG GTATTTTGGCAGGGGGCTACCCGGTCCGGACAGTTTGGACCCCCGCCCAACAAAAGCCCCTCTCAGACGGAAGGAAACAAAGAGCACTATTGTGCGAGGCCCTCAAACAGCTGACTGTGCCGCAAGCTGACGATCCAGGATGGATGATG CGCCTTTCATTGACCGGCAGGGCCAACCTCACACGTCGCTGGAAACGATGTTATTGCAGCTGGCTCGCCAACTCGGGCGCCATAAATCTCGCACTCGAG CGGCGAAACATGGAAATGACACCTCTGTGA
- the LOC144208932 gene encoding jun dimerization protein 2-like encodes MMPGQIPEPSLAPGSLPCLGPLAGISATTLTDQLKLAAMFSPLHFLGRLGKRPLAIKTEMDEDEERRKRRREKNKVAAARCRNKKKERTDFLQRESERLEMVNSDLKAQIEELRLERQQLMVMLNLHRPTCIVRTDSVKTPESEANPLLEQLSQESK; translated from the exons ATGATGCCGGGACAGATACCGGAGCCCTCGCTGGCGCCGGGCTCCCTGCCCTGCTTGGGCCCGCTGGCGGGCATCTCGGCCACCACGCTGACCGACCAGCTCAAACTGGCCGCCATGTTCTCGCCGCTGCATTTCCTGGGGCGGCTGGGAAAGAGGCCGCTCGCCATCAAGACGGAG ATGGACGAGGACGAAGAAAGGCGAAAACGACGGCGGGAGAAAAACAAAGTGGCGGCGGCACGATGCCGAAACAAGAAGAAGGAACGAACAGACTTCCTCCAGAGA GAATCGGAGCGTCTGGAGATGGTCAACTCGGACCTGAAGGCTCAGATCGAGGAGCTCCGCCTGGAAAGGCAGCAGTTAATGGTCATGCTCAACCTGCACCGGCCCACCTGCATCGTGAGGACGGACAGCGTGAAAACCCCCGAAAGCGAAGCCAACCCCCTTTTGGAACAGCTCTCCCAAGAGTCCAAGTAA
- the LOC144208909 gene encoding protein c-Fos: protein MYRDYSSDSSGCSTASPGGDNRDCLSLSADHDDDADSGGASDRLVPTSGGSSPAWRKRRVSLREARGSQTSSSKKAKTPGCRKGQRDKPSKEEDERRKIRRERNKIAAAKCRNRRRDLIDTLQAESDRLEDIKSDLQSEIGELLQEKERLERLLSSHGPSCHLRDDKTEDEDASRSPRREEPRLSAISGDRDVLLCARHMTPDDLDDSVPGPEDGPSKGRGTGGVSVPDVADPSVSPDWETLYRSVADDLEGLGSPLAQSCADVFSFDLDDMDALADGGGFEGCLNSPTLLAL, encoded by the exons ATGTACCGGGATTATTCCTCCGACTCGTCCGGCTGCAGCACAGCATCGCCTGGTGGGGACAATCGGGACTGTTTGTCTTTGTCAGCGGACCACGACGAc GACGCCGACAGCGGGGGTGCTTCAGACCGTCTCGTCCCCACGTCAGGCGGTTCCTCGCCGGCGTGGAGGAAGCGCCGCGTATCGCTTCGCGAAGCCAGGGGGAGCCAGACGTCTTCCAGCAAAAAAGCAAAGACGCCAGGCTGCAGAAAAGGACAGAGAGATAAG CCATCCAAAGAAGAAGATGAGAGGAGGAAGATTCGCCGAGAGAGGAACAAAATCGCTGCCGCAAAATGTCGAAACCGCCGACGGGATCTGATTGACACTCTGCAAGCT GAGAGCGACCGGCTAGAAGACATCAAGTCCGACCTCCAGTCGGAAATCGGCGAGCTCCTCCAGGAGAAGGAGCGGCTGGAGCGTCTCTTGTCCTCCCACGGGCCTTCCTGCCACCTCCGGGACGACAAGACTGAAGACGAGGACGCGAGCCGGTCCCCCCGAAGAGAGGAGCCCCGCCTCTCGGCCATCTCCGGCGATCGCGACGTCCTGCTGTGCGCCCGCCACATGACGCCGGACGACCTGGACGACTCGGTCCCCGGGCCGGAGGACGGCCCATCCAAGGGACGGGGGACGGGCGGGGTGTCCGTCCCCGACGTGGCCGACCCGAGCGTCTCGCCCGACTGGGAGACCTTGTACAGATCGGTGGCCGACGACCTGGAAGGACTGGGATCGCCGCTGGCCCAATCTTGCGCCGACGTCTTCTCCTTCGACTTGGACGACATGGACGCTTTGGCGGACGGCGGCGGGTTCGAGGGTTGTCTCAACTCGCCTACGCTTCTGGCTctgtga